A region of Spiribacter roseus DNA encodes the following proteins:
- a CDS encoding mycobacterial-type methylenetetrahydrofolate reductase: MKTVLEAVPPELHRGEAAIEAVVEKVARVQTACPIDVVNIPEIHEEPSRSDQGERRQPFAPRMAPRDLARVLHERLGVESMINHVVVHHASEQALVDWVNETWEAYGIRRFVLVGGGRHSVRYPGPGVTRANGLLRERSRVESLRIGNICIPSRHDEAERLAAKTAAGADFFTTQILYEPEAFTALLDTLAARAALPPEILLAFCPIRNARNLRFLLWLGVTVSDALYDWLTADDAQVLARSLEQIRHAWAQIVAHQRAHGRAAPALDINLAPIGPIPPAATVALANDLAALHRAPPIGV; this comes from the coding sequence GTGAAAACCGTGCTGGAGGCCGTTCCGCCCGAACTCCATCGGGGTGAAGCCGCGATTGAGGCGGTGGTCGAGAAGGTGGCCCGGGTGCAGACCGCCTGCCCCATCGATGTCGTGAACATCCCCGAGATCCATGAGGAGCCGTCGCGCAGCGATCAGGGCGAGCGTCGGCAGCCGTTCGCGCCGCGCATGGCGCCACGGGATCTGGCGCGGGTGCTGCACGAGCGCCTGGGTGTGGAGTCGATGATCAATCACGTGGTGGTGCACCATGCCAGCGAGCAGGCGCTGGTGGACTGGGTCAATGAGACCTGGGAGGCCTATGGCATCCGGCGGTTCGTGCTGGTGGGCGGCGGGCGCCATTCGGTGCGCTACCCCGGCCCCGGCGTGACCCGGGCCAATGGCCTGCTGCGCGAGCGCAGCCGGGTCGAGTCGCTGCGCATCGGCAATATCTGCATTCCCTCGCGGCATGACGAGGCGGAGCGGCTCGCTGCGAAGACCGCGGCCGGCGCGGACTTTTTCACCACCCAGATCCTCTATGAGCCCGAGGCCTTCACGGCCCTGCTGGATACCCTGGCCGCCCGCGCGGCGCTGCCGCCCGAGATCCTGCTGGCGTTCTGTCCCATCCGCAACGCCCGCAATCTGCGCTTTCTGCTGTGGCTGGGAGTAACGGTCTCGGATGCCCTGTACGACTGGCTGACCGCCGATGACGCGCAGGTGCTGGCCCGCTCGCTCGAGCAGATACGCCACGCCTGGGCGCAGATCGTCGCCCATCAGCGCGCCCATGGGCGGGCGGCGCCGGCACTGGACATCAATCTGGCGCCCATCGGCCCGATTCCGCCGGCGGCCACCGTCGCCCTGGCCAACGACCTGGCGGCTCTCCACCGGGCGCCGCCAATCGGGGTATGA
- a CDS encoding FAD-binding oxidoreductase gives MTMIETLRQQLGDAAVIAPGPAMAGYLEERRGLFAQRPAQAVVRPADTRGVATCVRIAAEYGAGIVPQGGNTGLCGGAATTHPDGLILSLERLDRIRAVDADNFTLTAEAGCTLSALQTAAADVGRLFPLSYAAENDCQIGGNLATNAGGMNVLRYGNARDLALGLEVVLADGRIWDGLRTLRKDNSGYDLKDLFIGAEGTLGIITAASLKLFPAVRERATAIVGLDSATAAVSLFARLRAASGDTITSCELMGRGPLGLALEHAADCHEPLPERFPWYLLVELTSSAPAAALDTRLEQALQADDAGAGDYRIAPDAATAADFWRLRNSIPGAQKGAGASIKNDVSVPVADIPAFIEAASAAVTEACPGVRPCAFGHIGDGNIHFNLTRPVATSDEAFLAQWGALTRRVHDIAMQYRGSFAAEHGVGQLKPGEVARLKSPVEQDLMRQLKAAFDPADRLNPGKVVPPSG, from the coding sequence ATGACGATGATCGAAACCCTCAGACAGCAGCTCGGCGACGCGGCCGTGATCGCGCCGGGCCCGGCGATGGCCGGCTATCTCGAAGAGCGCCGCGGGCTGTTCGCCCAGCGGCCGGCGCAGGCGGTGGTGCGCCCAGCGGACACCCGCGGGGTCGCTACGTGCGTGCGCATCGCCGCTGAATACGGGGCCGGCATCGTGCCCCAGGGCGGCAACACCGGGCTCTGCGGCGGCGCCGCCACCACCCATCCCGATGGGCTGATCCTGTCACTCGAGCGGCTCGACCGCATCCGCGCCGTCGACGCCGACAACTTCACGCTGACCGCCGAGGCCGGCTGCACCCTGAGCGCCCTGCAGACCGCCGCCGCCGATGTCGGGCGGCTGTTTCCACTCAGTTACGCCGCTGAAAACGACTGCCAGATCGGCGGTAACCTGGCCACCAACGCCGGCGGCATGAACGTGCTGCGCTATGGCAACGCCCGCGACCTGGCGCTGGGGCTGGAAGTGGTGCTGGCCGACGGCCGGATCTGGGATGGACTGCGGACCCTGCGCAAGGACAACAGCGGCTATGACCTGAAGGATCTTTTCATTGGCGCCGAGGGGACGCTGGGGATCATCACCGCCGCCAGCCTCAAGCTGTTTCCCGCGGTGCGCGAGCGGGCCACGGCGATTGTCGGGCTGGACAGCGCGACGGCCGCGGTCTCGCTGTTCGCCCGCCTGCGTGCGGCCAGTGGCGATACCATCACCAGCTGCGAGCTGATGGGGCGCGGGCCACTGGGCCTCGCCCTCGAGCACGCCGCCGATTGCCACGAGCCACTGCCGGAACGGTTTCCCTGGTATCTGCTGGTGGAACTGACCAGCAGTGCCCCGGCGGCGGCGCTGGACACCCGCCTCGAGCAGGCCCTGCAGGCGGACGATGCCGGCGCGGGGGATTACCGCATCGCCCCGGATGCCGCCACGGCGGCGGATTTCTGGCGGCTGCGCAACAGCATCCCCGGCGCGCAGAAAGGCGCCGGGGCGAGCATCAAGAACGACGTCTCGGTGCCGGTGGCCGACATCCCCGCGTTCATCGAGGCCGCCAGCGCTGCGGTGACCGAGGCCTGCCCGGGGGTGCGCCCCTGCGCCTTCGGCCACATCGGTGACGGCAACATCCACTTCAACCTGACCCGGCCTGTGGCCACCAGCGACGAGGCGTTTCTGGCCCAGTGGGGGGCCCTGACCCGGCGCGTGCACGACATCGCCATGCAGTACCGCGGCTCGTTCGCCGCCGAGCACGGTGTGGGGCAACTCAAACCCGGCGAGGTGGCGCGGCTGAAATCGCCGGTGGAGCAGGATCTGATGCGCCAGCTCAAGGCCGCCTTCGACCCCGCCGACCGCCTCAATCCCGGCAAGGTGGTGCCGCCGTCGGGGTGA
- a CDS encoding YfaZ family outer membrane protein — protein MMMHKGIPGVLIGVALSLPVAADTLDFNVSSDAAQLGYTRMLPPEGLEAGAALLHHDDDGDIAEANLHLVDQPEPGRDALLVGVGGKLAYARDDPRDATGAALAVGAKARWTLPMYNRAAVAGGVYFAPSATTVSDIDGYQEYSVRGEFKVLEDAAVYLGYRKIELSFDDGGSDRDFDDGVFAGFNLQF, from the coding sequence ATGATGATGCATAAAGGGATTCCGGGCGTGCTGATCGGGGTGGCCCTGAGCCTGCCGGTGGCCGCCGATACGCTCGACTTCAATGTCAGCAGCGACGCCGCCCAGCTGGGCTATACCCGGATGCTGCCGCCGGAGGGGCTCGAGGCCGGCGCCGCCCTGCTGCATCACGACGACGATGGCGACATCGCCGAGGCCAACCTGCACCTGGTCGACCAGCCCGAGCCCGGCCGCGACGCCCTGCTGGTCGGCGTGGGTGGCAAGCTTGCCTATGCCCGCGATGACCCGCGCGACGCCACCGGTGCGGCGCTGGCGGTGGGCGCGAAGGCCCGCTGGACGCTGCCGATGTACAACCGGGCGGCAGTGGCCGGCGGCGTCTACTTTGCCCCTTCGGCGACCACGGTGAGTGACATCGATGGCTATCAGGAGTACTCGGTGCGGGGCGAGTTCAAGGTGCTCGAGGATGCGGCGGTGTATCTCGGCTACCGCAAAATCGAGCTGAGCTTTGATGACGGGGGCTCGGACCGGGACTTTGATGATGGCGTCTTTGCCGGATTCAATCTGCAGTTCTGA
- a CDS encoding MOSC domain-containing protein → MTTTLRTLMSQYPRAGRLEWIGLRPARHAPMEKPESVAVDATGLVGDRYAGRSGKRAVTLIQAEHLPVIAALSGHPAIDPAITRRNLVVSGINLYALRGESFRVGAVCLEGTGTCDPCSFMEQSLGSGGYNAMRGHGGIIARVVEPGRITLGDPVVAALEDAPS, encoded by the coding sequence ATGACGACGACACTGCGCACGCTCATGAGCCAGTATCCCCGGGCCGGGCGGCTCGAGTGGATCGGTCTGCGGCCGGCCCGGCATGCGCCCATGGAAAAGCCCGAATCGGTGGCGGTTGACGCCACGGGGCTGGTGGGCGATCGCTACGCCGGGCGCAGCGGCAAACGTGCGGTCACGCTCATCCAGGCCGAGCATCTGCCGGTGATCGCCGCGCTCAGCGGCCACCCCGCCATTGATCCGGCCATCACCCGCCGCAACCTGGTGGTCAGCGGCATCAATCTGTACGCCCTGCGCGGCGAGTCCTTCCGGGTGGGCGCCGTGTGCCTTGAGGGCACCGGCACCTGTGACCCCTGCTCGTTCATGGAGCAGTCGCTGGGTAGCGGGGGCTATAACGCCATGCGCGGGCACGGCGGGATCATCGCGCGGGTGGTGGAGCCGGGTCGGATCACGCTGGGCGACCCGGTGGTCGCGGCACTCGAGGATGCCCCGTCATGA